From Bradyrhizobium sp. sBnM-33:
GCGGCTTTTGTGAAACTGCGTTCACGGCCTACCGCCTTGAAGGCTCTCAGGTCGTCCAGGTAGCCTCGCATTTATGTCTCTGCTCGTCAGCCTGCGCGCCGCAGCGCTTTTTGGTCGCCTGACCAGGAGATGGCTCCGTAGCCGGACCTGGTCCCGATTACCCCACGTCTCCGAACTTGAACTTCGATAGAGGCAGGCTCCGAATTCGCTGACCGGTCAGAGCAGCGATGGCATTGACCACGGCCGGCGGCACACCGGGCAAGCCGGGCTCGCCGATGCCGCCCATGGGAGCACCACTCTCTACGATGCGGACATGAACGCGCGGCATGCGATCAGGTGGAAGAATGGAATAGCCATCGAAGTTGCGCGCCTGGGGCGCACCGTTGGCATATACCACCTCTTCCAACAGCGCCGACGAAAGGCCGAGCGCGACGGCGGAATTGACCTGTGCTTCAATTATGGCGGGGTTGACGATGCGGCCGGGATCGATGGCCACCCAGACATCATGGACCGTGACTGCGCCGCTCTTGAGCGAAACCTCCGCGATGGTCGCGACCTCGCTGCCGAAGGGCGAAGCCATGGCGACGCCGCGCGCGCGTTTGCTGCCATCGCTTGCCGTGAAAGGGCCGCGCTTCCAGCCGCCCGAGAGATCACCAACGACTTCAAGAAGCCGCTTGTGGCGCGGCTTGTCCGCCAGCAGGCGAAGCCGGAGTTCATAGGGGTCCTGCTGGCCTGCGTCGGCAAGCTCGTCGAAGAAGGTCTCGTAGAAGAAGTCGTTCATGGAGTGGCCGACCGAGCGCCAGAAACCGATGACGTTCGGGTCGTCGACCGGAACATGGGCAACCCGGCGATGGGGGATGGCATACGGCTTGTTTGCGATGCCCTCGACCGACGAACGGTCCGCGGTGTCAGGCTTGCGACCAAACCAGCGGCCGGCCGGCCCTTCGCCGATGGTCTCCGCCTCAAACGCCAACGGCAAGCCCTTCGCATCGAGGCCGCCTCGGAAGCGCACGAAGCCCATTGGCCGCAGTGCATCCCGCAAAAACTCCTCCTCGCGGCTCCAGACGATCTTGACCGGTCGTCCGACTGCCTTCGACAGGAGAATAGCTTGAGGGAACGGGTGTGCGTCCGTTCCGTACAGGAAATGGCGGCCGAAGAAGCCACCCAGGATCGGCGAATGAATCTTCACCTTTTCGGGTGGAATGCCGGCTACCTTCGCAACAGCGGTCTGGAACAACTCGGGCGCCTGATTCGGCGTCCAAAGATCGAGCGTGCCATCCTGGTTCCAGCGGGCGAGCGCCGAGGGTGGCTCCAATTGGCCATGCGCCAGATAGGGCGCATCGTAGCTGGCGGTGATCACCTGCGCGGCGTTACTAAGAGCCGCCGAAGCATCACCTGCGGTTTCTGCAGGAATCCCAGGCCCTGGAGTCGCCGCGAGCAGGGCCTTCCGTCCCGCGGAAGAGAAGTCCGCGGGCATCGACCGCTGGTTGCTCGACGTCGGTTCTTTCCAGGTGACTTGCAGTGTCTCCACCGCACGCCGGGCATGCCACCAGCGCTCGCCAAGCACAGCTACCGCACCAGGCAGACGGTGAATGGAATGCACTCCGGGCATCGCCGCTACCTCCGCCTCGTTGGCGAAAGCTGCGGGTTCGAGGCCGAGGCGCGGCGCGTGCTGGACCGCTGCCTGCAGCATCCCGTCGATCTTCAAGTCAATGCCGTAGATCGCTTTGCCTGTGGATTTGTCGCGCACGTCAAGGCGAGCGACCGGTTTGCCAATCCAGCGGAAATCCTTGTCCGCCCGGAGCGTCACGTTTTCCGGCACCGGCAATCCGGCGGCGTCGCTCGCCAGTGCGCCATATTCGATCGTACGGTTCGAAGCGGCGTGGCGTACGCGTCCGGGTTCGGTCGAGAGGCTCGCGAGCGGCACACGAAGGCGCGCGGCCGCAGCCTGCAGCAGCATCTGCCGCGCCGAGGCGCCGACACGGCGCATCAACTCGTAGCTCGACCGCATCGAGCGGCTTCCGCCCGTGAAGCGGTTGCCATTCAAAACCAGATAATCGGCGCCGGGCGGCGCGCATTCCACGGTGAAGCTGGCCGGATCGGCATCAAGCTCCTCGCCGACGATTTGGGCAAAGCCGGTAGAGATCCCCTGGCCACCCTCGACGAAGGGGCTGCGCAACAATACGCTGCTGTCGGCGCGGATTTCCAGGAAGGCGGCCACCCGCGGAGCGCCTTGCGCCCCAGCGGCGGCGTTCTGCGCCAGCGCCTTGGTGCGGGGCAGCGTCACGCCAAGCACCATCGCGCCGACCGAGGCGCCGAGAAAGTCGCGCCGCGAAAGGTTCACCGGCCGTTGTTCAATCAGATCGCTGGCGGGGCCGAAATCGTGGTTCATGCTGTTCATGACGGCCCTTTTAACCCTGTGCGACTTGCCGGACCGCGGCGGCGATGGCGTTGTAGGTGCCGCAGCGGCATAGATTGACCATTGCGGCCGCGATGTCCTGGTCGTTGGGCTTCGGGTTCTGCTTGATGAGAGCGGTCGCGGCCATCACCTGGCCGGACTGGCAATAGCCGCACTGCGGCACCTGGATGGCTACCCACGCGTCGACCACCCGGCGGCCGACCGCATCGTCGGCGATGGCCTCGATCGTGGTGATGGATTGCCCTGCGACGCTGCCGACGGGCGTGACGCACGACCGGGTGGCCTGACCATCAATCAGCACGGTGCAGGCGCCGCACTGGGCAATGCCGCAACCATACTTCGTGCCGGTCATGCCGAGTTCATCGCGGATCACCCACAACAGAGGCGTATCGGCCTCCATCTTGACCTGATGAGTCTTGCCGTTGATGGTTACTTCCATAAAGCTGCTCCTCAGGTTGTCCCGTGAGGTCGCGACGTTGCGGACCTGTGCGCAGGACAAGACGTGGAATGAGGAACAACGTCTAACTCAAGCTCCAGTCCCGAATTAGATGGCCAGGTCCGCATGAGCTTATGAGTCTATTTGATCAATCAGCCGAGCAGCGGCTAGCCGTGGCGCAGTGCATCCACCACTAGGCTAAATGCTGCCGACTGTTGTCGGCGGCTCGGGTAAAAAAGATGGTAGCCCGAATACGGAAGGCACCATTCCTCAAGCACCCGTTTGAGGCGGCCCTTGGTAATATAGGGTTGTGCCCAACCCTCGGGCACATACGCCAAGCCCATTCCGGCCAGGGCGGCATTCAATATCTGGGCGGTCGTGTTGTAGGTCAGCTGACCATCGACGCGCACCTTCAGTTCACGGCCGCCCTTCTCAAATTCCCAGGCATACAGCCCGCCATGGGTGGGCAGACGCAAGTTGATGCAGTTGTGGCCGATCAAATCCTGCGGTCGCTTGGGTGCTTGCCGGCTTCTAAAGTACGATGGAGCGCCGACCACAGCCATACGCATATCCGGCGCAATCCGCACGGCGATCATGTCCTTTTCGACCTGCTCACCGCTTCTCACGCCGGCGTCAAGGCCTTGAGCGACGATATCTGTCAGCCCATAGTCGATGATGATCTCGACTTTGATGTCGGGATAGTCCGGCAGGAGCTTTGCCAGTTTCGGCAGCAGGATCGCGTCCGCGGCATATTCTGTCGCTGTGATCCGGATCGTGCCTGCCGGCTTCTCCCGGAGCTCTCGGATCGCCGCAAGCTCGGACTCTATCTCCTCGAGCCGAGGTGCTGCGGTCCGAAGCAGGCGTTGGCCAGCTTCGGTCGGCGCGACGCTTCGCGTGGTGCGCGTCAGCAGCCGCACACCCAGACGCGCCTCGAGTTCGCGGATGGTGTAGCTCAGCGCCGACTGCGACACCCCGAGCTTGGCCGCCGCGCCTGTGAAACTGCGCTCCCGCGCAACCGCCACGAAGGCCAGCAGGTCGTCCAGCTTCCCGCTCGGCATTTATCTAATCCTCATATAAGTCTATGCCGATTATACTGGCTAGTGGCCGCCGATGCGCGCTAAATCAGCGCCATGACCAACCAGGCAGCCCCAAAGTGATAGCTGCCGTCGCGACAGTCCGGTCAAGGCCCTGACAACGCTGTGGACGGTTCGAATCGAGTGCAGGAGCCTCGGATGCGCGCGGAGCGGAGCCCCGGCGATGCGCGATGCATTGCAATGATCAGAAGGCGCGACGACAGCCGTTGCAAGACGTAGTGGCCACAAAAATGCTTCCGAAAACGACACGATCTGCCGGCCGGCAGCCTGGGGCGCCTTCTCGAGATGCCATTTGCGTTGCTGTGCTGCGCACAATTCCAATTAGGTCGGCATGTCGCAAACACCGACGACCGTCTTCTCGGACGAGGCGCGCCTATCTTCGATATCGAAGCGCATCAACTAGCAAGGAAAATGCCGGAGATGGTTGCCGGCGGCTCGGATAGTACAGGTGATATCCCGAAAAGGGCGGACACCAATCGGACAGGACTCTGACAAGCCGTCCGCTCGAAAGGTACGGCTCCACGTGACCTTCCGTCAGATAAACTAGGCCAAAGCCTTGCAGGGCCCCGTCAAGCAGCGCGCCGGCGCCGTTGAAGACGAGTTGCCCTTCCACGCGAACGTTCAGTTCGCGTCCGTTCTTTTCGAATTCCCAAGCGTACAAGCTGCCGCCGTGCGTGGGAAGCCGAAGATTGATGCAATTGTGCCCTGTAAGTTCTTGAGGGGTGCGCGGCTTCTTCCGGTCCGCGAAGTACGAGGGCGAGCCCACCACGGCCATTCTGAGATCCGGACCCACCCGCATTGCGATCATGTCCTTGGCCACCAACTCGCCTGGCCGAATACCCGCATCATACTGGGCTGCGACAATGTTGGTCAGGCCGTAGTCGATGAATATCTCTACCTTGATGTCGGGATGGTTAGGAAGAATCCTAGCCAGGGCTGGCATCAGTATCGTGTGAACAGCGTATTCGGTCGCGGTTACTCGGATCGCACCCGCCGGCTTCTCACGTAGTTCACTCAGGGCCGCCAGTTCGCCATCCATTTCCTCGAATTTGGGGCCGATCTTCCGAACCAGCCGCTCGCCGGCCTGTGTCGGCATCACGCTGCGCGTGGTGCGATTGAGCAGCCTGATACCGACCCTTTCCTCGAGCGCACGGATGATGTGGCTGACGGCGGATTGCGACATGCCGAGCTTGGCGGCCGCGCGCGTGAAGCTGCGCTCCCTGGCCACCGCAAGGAAAACAAGCAGGTCGCTTGCATTGTCCCGGTCCATTGATGAGCCTAACTAATAATTGCATCCAATTTTTATCATCTAATCGTTGTGTTCGGGAAGTCATAGGTTGGTCGGACCGAGGGGCGGACGCCTGAAGGACTGAGGAGGACTGGATGAAACGGTTTTCAACGATCATGGCGTGCTTGTGCCTCGTTGCCTCAACGGGGGTCGCGGCGCAGCCGGCAGCAACGAAAGGAACCGGGGCGCAGATGGTGGAAGACCTTCGGGCGGTCGCGCCCGCGCTCGAATCGTATGGCCAGCGCGTCGTCACTGGCGACCTCTGGAAGCGGCCGGGTTTGTCGCCGCGGGACCGCAGTATCGTCACGGCCGCTGCATTGATCGCGCGCAACCAGACAGTAGAGCTCCCACATTATCTCGGGCTTGCGCTCGACAGCGGGGTAAAACCGTCGGAGCTCTCAGAGCTCATCACCCATCTTGCGTTCTACACCGGCTGGGCTAACGCCGTATCGGCGGTCCAAATTGCCAGGGAAGTCTTCAAGGCCCGCAACATCGGAGCGGATCAACTTCCGGCCGCGTCGGCGCCGCAACTGCCGCTCGACGAGGCCGCCGAAGCGCAGCGCGCAACCCGGGTTGGTCAACAGTTCGGCGATGTCGCCCCCGGGCTCGTTCAGTATACGACCGACGTCTTGTTTCGCGATTTGTGGCTCCGGCCCGGTCTGGCACCACGCGACCGCAGCCTCGTGACCGTGAGCGCTCTCGTCGCGACCGGCCAGGTGGCACAGGTCACCTATCACCTCAACCGGGCGATGGACAACGGCTTGACGCGGGAGCAGGCCGGCGAGGTCGTGACTCAGCTCGCCTTCTACTCCGGCTGGCCCAACGCTTTCTCCGCGCTGCCCGTTTTCAAAGAGGTGATGGAGAAGCGACCGCGATGAAGATCGTGAACCGGATATCGCGCAGGCGCGCGCTCGTCGACGTTAGTGTCGCGCTTGCTTCACTCGCAGGAATTCAGGCCGCCGCCGGTCAAACTTCGCACCTAGGGAGCAGCACGATGGAGATCAAGCGAAGTGGTTCACAGCCCTCCCGCAAAGGACCGGCGGAATGGTTCACCGGTTCGCGTCGATCCCCTATTTCAGCCGCCTGAGCCCGCTCGCGTCAGCGGCGCACATGTCACCTTCGAGCCCGGCGCCCGGACGGCGTGGCACACCCATCCGCTCGGGCAAACCCTGCTGATTACCTCCGGTCTGGGCTGGGTACAGCGCGAGGGCGGACTGATCGAGGAAGTTCGACCGGGCGATATCGTTTGGTTTCCGCCGGGCTTAAAGCATTGGCACGGGGCCACACCTACGACCGGGATGACGCACATCGCGATCCAGGAAGCCATCGGCGGAAAGAACGTCGACTGGATGGAAAAGGTCAGCGACGAGCAATACCGCAAATAGTTTTGAGACGCCGAATGAAAAGCTTTGGGAGGCCTCGGTTTGAGGCGGCCGTTGGATCAGGCAGCGGAAGAGCGGTAGGCCGGATGCTGCGCAAGGCGAGACGATGAAAATCCGCCTAAAGTGAACGGCAAGTCGCTTGAGGCCACGCTGAGACAGCACGAGACCGTCAGCGATTTCCTCTCGTTGTTGTCGCTGATGTTCACGCTTCGCGACCCGTCCCCCTTTCTGCTTGGCGCAAAGCCCAAGTGAGGCGAGTTCTGAAGTGCGGCCTGTTTCAACTGCGGAGATGACGCCAATGTCGAACGAGAACGGCAAATTCGCGGGGAAAGTCGCCTTTGTGACTGGGGCAGGAGCCGGCATCGGTCGCGCTACAGCAATGGCATTCGCGTGCGAGGGCGCCGCCGTCGCTGTCGTCGATCGATCGGACGCGCACGCCCAGGAAACTGCCCGCTTGATCGAGGAGGCAGGCGGCAGGGCCATCGCCATCGCCCGCGACGTCTTGCGTGGGCAGGACGTAAAGGCAGCGCTGGACAAGACCATCGACGCGTTCGGCCGGCTGGACTACGCCTTCAACAACGCCGGCATCGAACAGCCCGTCATGCCGTTGGCCGAAATCACGGAAGAACAGTGGGACCGGATCCTCGAAGTCGACCTGCGCGGTGTATTCCTGTGCATGAAATACCAGATCCCCTTGATGATGAAGCAGGGGGGCGGTTCGATCGTCAACACTTCCTCGGGTGCGGGGGTCAAGGGCTTTGGCCAGGCGGCGTACTGCGCGGCCAAATTCGGTGTGGTCGGCCTTTCGAAGGCGGCGGCGCTAGATTACGCCGGGTCGAACATTCGCGTCAATGTCGTTTGCCCCGGCATCATCGAGACTCCGATGATGGATCGCTTCAGCGGTGGTACGCCTGAGGGACGAGCAAGAGTGATCGCACAGGAACCTGTCGGAAGGATGGGCAAGCCCGAGGAAATCGCCGCAACTGTCGTCTGGCTGTCCTCGGAGGCGGCCGCCTTCGTCGTAGGGCACGCGATGATCGTCGATGGCGGGCAGACGGCTTGAAGGGATTTGCATGAAACCGCATGTCATCTGCCTGATGGCCGCGAGCGTCGATGGCCGAACGCTTCCCAGCCGCTGGCGGCCCACGGGAACAGTCGGGAAACTTTTCGAGCGCGTGCATGACGATCTTGCCGGCGACGCCTGGCTGGTCGGCCGCGTCACCGGTCAGGAGTTCGCCAAGGGCAAGCCCTACGCGGCGTCGGCGAGCGAGCGATTTCCCCGTGAGCCCTGGTTCGCTCGGCGCGACGCAAACGCGTACGGCGTGGCGCTGGACGGTCAGGGCAAGATCTGCTGGGGCCGTTCGGACATCGGCGGCGATCCGATCGTGGTCGTGCTTTGCGAGACGGTCGCGGACTCGCATTTGGCGGGCCTGCGCAGCGAGGGCATATCCTACATTTTCGCGGGAAAGTCGGAGCTCGACCTCCTCCTCACGCTGGATGTCCTCAATCGCGAACTCGGTGTGAAGCGCCTCCTCCTGGAAGGAGGGGGCGGCACCAATGGCGCGTTTCTGCGAGCGGGACTTGTCGATGAACTCCACCTCATCCTTTGTCCGGTGGTCGACGGCGCCAAGGGGGCACCGAGCGTCTTCGATTCCACGGAAGCCGAAGCCGACCAGCGCGCACCGGTCACCGGGATGGTGCTGGAGGGCAGCCAAGCCCTCGAAGGCGGTGCGATGCTGCTGCGGTACCGGATCGAAAACGCGAGCCCGCGGGCGGACGCTCGGTAAACTCACCCGCCGTCACTACGGATTATCTGCAGAGGGATCAAAAGCGAACGGCGGCCTCAGGAGGTAGTTAGTCGGTTTCATTGCCAGAAGCATGGGACCACCGGTCACCCCAATACCGACCGCTAGAGCTTCGTGCGCAAGATAAGCCCAGCTCTTCAGCTGCAGTGGCGAATAAGACATTTCTGGAGCCGCGCTGGCTAAGGGAGGTTGCTGCGGCGAGTGAGTAGTTTGATGGTGTAGTTATGGATATGGAGCTGGACGCGGTAACCGCGAATTTGATCTCCTCGATCCAGCGCTCGCCGGACGGCACCTTCTCGATCGAGCTCGCCAGCGCGCAAGACGATCACGAGCGTCTACCTTCCCAGCCTGGTCAGCGCCGTGCGCTTGTGCTCCTCCATCAGCATCGCCACGAATGCGGTTACCTTGGGCGGGCGGAAACGCGCGGCCGGGTAAACGGCATGGATGCCGCCGGCCGGAAGCGTCCATAGCGGCAGCACGCGGATCAGCCGGCCGGCCCTGATGTCTTCGGTGACCAGGAAATCGGGCAACACGGCGAGACCCGCGCCGGCGAGGGTCGCGGCGAGAACTGCCGGAGTTGTATTGATGGTCAGCGTTTGCTTCATGCGAACCGCCTGCCGGTCAAAATCGTTCTTGGTAAAGTGCCATTGCAGCGGCTCCTTGAGCGCGCCGTTGGTAACGAATGGCAGGGATGCCAGGTCTTTCGGCTGCACTATGGCGCCTCTCTTGACGATGCCCGGTGCGGCCACCAGCAATTGCCGAAAACTCCCAATCCGCCTGGCCTGCAGGTTCGAGTCGTCGAGCCAGCCGACGCGGATCGAGAGGTCGATCTGGTTCGCAACGAGGTCGATCTTGCTGTCGGCCAGTATCAAGTCGACCCGACAGGCCGGATGATTTCGCGAAAACGCCGCTGCCAGCCGCGCAAGCGTGCATGAGCCATAATCGTTTGGAGCAGCGATCCGCAGAAGTCCCATCGGCTCCGCATTCGTCTGAGCTAGTTCCGCGAACGCGTTTTCAGCTTCACGCAAGATCATGACGCATCGCGCGTGAAGCAAGCGGCCGGCTTCCGTAGGCTCAACACGCCTGGTGGTGCGAACCAGCAGGCCGGTTTTGAGTTCCTGCTCGAGCTTGGCGACTTGCTGGCTGACCACGGTCTTCGTGATGCCGAGCCGATCCGCTGCGCGGGTAAAGGAAGCTGCGTCCACGACAGCCGCAAAGTAGGCCAGGCGGTTGAGATTGATCGATTCCATACCTCACCTTCGGAAACATATTGTAAGTTATTAGCACACAGTATGTACCATTACATGCTATTTATCGACGAATAGAATTCGCCTATCCCGCCGTCAACGAAATCGACGGCGGGATTGAACATGCGCGTGACCTATCTATTCGATCCGCTTTGCGGCTGGTGCTATGGCGCGCACCCCGCGCTGGAAGAACTCACCCGGCGGGATGATGTGGCGCTTGAGCTTGTGCCGACCGGTCTGTTCGCGGGCGAGGGGGCGCGCGCGATGGATGCGCAATTCGCGGCCTATGCCTGGCAGAACGATGAACGGA
This genomic window contains:
- a CDS encoding xanthine dehydrogenase family protein molybdopterin-binding subunit — protein: MNSMNHDFGPASDLIEQRPVNLSRRDFLGASVGAMVLGVTLPRTKALAQNAAAGAQGAPRVAAFLEIRADSSVLLRSPFVEGGQGISTGFAQIVGEELDADPASFTVECAPPGADYLVLNGNRFTGGSRSMRSSYELMRRVGASARQMLLQAAAARLRVPLASLSTEPGRVRHAASNRTIEYGALASDAAGLPVPENVTLRADKDFRWIGKPVARLDVRDKSTGKAIYGIDLKIDGMLQAAVQHAPRLGLEPAAFANEAEVAAMPGVHSIHRLPGAVAVLGERWWHARRAVETLQVTWKEPTSSNQRSMPADFSSAGRKALLAATPGPGIPAETAGDASAALSNAAQVITASYDAPYLAHGQLEPPSALARWNQDGTLDLWTPNQAPELFQTAVAKVAGIPPEKVKIHSPILGGFFGRHFLYGTDAHPFPQAILLSKAVGRPVKIVWSREEEFLRDALRPMGFVRFRGGLDAKGLPLAFEAETIGEGPAGRWFGRKPDTADRSSVEGIANKPYAIPHRRVAHVPVDDPNVIGFWRSVGHSMNDFFYETFFDELADAGQQDPYELRLRLLADKPRHKRLLEVVGDLSGGWKRGPFTASDGSKRARGVAMASPFGSEVATIAEVSLKSGAVTVHDVWVAIDPGRIVNPAIIEAQVNSAVALGLSSALLEEVVYANGAPQARNFDGYSILPPDRMPRVHVRIVESGAPMGGIGEPGLPGVPPAVVNAIAALTGQRIRSLPLSKFKFGDVG
- a CDS encoding (2Fe-2S)-binding protein; the encoded protein is MEVTINGKTHQVKMEADTPLLWVIRDELGMTGTKYGCGIAQCGACTVLIDGQATRSCVTPVGSVAGQSITTIEAIADDAVGRRVVDAWVAIQVPQCGYCQSGQVMAATALIKQNPKPNDQDIAAAMVNLCRCGTYNAIAAAVRQVAQG
- a CDS encoding LysR family transcriptional regulator, which encodes MPSGKLDDLLAFVAVARERSFTGAAAKLGVSQSALSYTIRELEARLGVRLLTRTTRSVAPTEAGQRLLRTAAPRLEEIESELAAIRELREKPAGTIRITATEYAADAILLPKLAKLLPDYPDIKVEIIIDYGLTDIVAQGLDAGVRSGEQVEKDMIAVRIAPDMRMAVVGAPSYFRSRQAPKRPQDLIGHNCINLRLPTHGGLYAWEFEKGGRELKVRVDGQLTYNTTAQILNAALAGMGLAYVPEGWAQPYITKGRLKRVLEEWCLPYSGYHLFYPSRRQQSAAFSLVVDALRHG
- a CDS encoding LysR family transcriptional regulator — translated: MDRDNASDLLVFLAVARERSFTRAAAKLGMSQSAVSHIIRALEERVGIRLLNRTTRSVMPTQAGERLVRKIGPKFEEMDGELAALSELREKPAGAIRVTATEYAVHTILMPALARILPNHPDIKVEIFIDYGLTNIVAAQYDAGIRPGELVAKDMIAMRVGPDLRMAVVGSPSYFADRKKPRTPQELTGHNCINLRLPTHGGSLYAWEFEKNGRELNVRVEGQLVFNGAGALLDGALQGFGLVYLTEGHVEPYLSSGRLVRVLSDWCPPFSGYHLYYPSRRQPSPAFSLLVDALRYRR
- a CDS encoding carboxymuconolactone decarboxylase family protein; the encoded protein is MKRFSTIMACLCLVASTGVAAQPAATKGTGAQMVEDLRAVAPALESYGQRVVTGDLWKRPGLSPRDRSIVTAAALIARNQTVELPHYLGLALDSGVKPSELSELITHLAFYTGWANAVSAVQIAREVFKARNIGADQLPAASAPQLPLDEAAEAQRATRVGQQFGDVAPGLVQYTTDVLFRDLWLRPGLAPRDRSLVTVSALVATGQVAQVTYHLNRAMDNGLTREQAGEVVTQLAFYSGWPNAFSALPVFKEVMEKRPR
- a CDS encoding glucose 1-dehydrogenase, whose protein sequence is MTPMSNENGKFAGKVAFVTGAGAGIGRATAMAFACEGAAVAVVDRSDAHAQETARLIEEAGGRAIAIARDVLRGQDVKAALDKTIDAFGRLDYAFNNAGIEQPVMPLAEITEEQWDRILEVDLRGVFLCMKYQIPLMMKQGGGSIVNTSSGAGVKGFGQAAYCAAKFGVVGLSKAAALDYAGSNIRVNVVCPGIIETPMMDRFSGGTPEGRARVIAQEPVGRMGKPEEIAATVVWLSSEAAAFVVGHAMIVDGGQTA
- a CDS encoding dihydrofolate reductase family protein gives rise to the protein MKPHVICLMAASVDGRTLPSRWRPTGTVGKLFERVHDDLAGDAWLVGRVTGQEFAKGKPYAASASERFPREPWFARRDANAYGVALDGQGKICWGRSDIGGDPIVVVLCETVADSHLAGLRSEGISYIFAGKSELDLLLTLDVLNRELGVKRLLLEGGGGTNGAFLRAGLVDELHLILCPVVDGAKGAPSVFDSTEAEADQRAPVTGMVLEGSQALEGGAMLLRYRIENASPRADAR
- a CDS encoding LysR family transcriptional regulator, which codes for MESINLNRLAYFAAVVDAASFTRAADRLGITKTVVSQQVAKLEQELKTGLLVRTTRRVEPTEAGRLLHARCVMILREAENAFAELAQTNAEPMGLLRIAAPNDYGSCTLARLAAAFSRNHPACRVDLILADSKIDLVANQIDLSIRVGWLDDSNLQARRIGSFRQLLVAAPGIVKRGAIVQPKDLASLPFVTNGALKEPLQWHFTKNDFDRQAVRMKQTLTINTTPAVLAATLAGAGLAVLPDFLVTEDIRAGRLIRVLPLWTLPAGGIHAVYPAARFRPPKVTAFVAMLMEEHKRTALTRLGR